From a region of the Dickeya poaceiphila genome:
- a CDS encoding SmdA family multidrug ABC transporter permease/ATP-binding protein, with product MRLFVQLGWYFRREWKRYMGAVILLIVIAILQLLPPRLVGIIVDGVTQHQMATSSVLWWIGGILLVALLTYLLRYFWRIWLFGAAYQLAVELREDFYRQLSRQHPAFYLRHRTGDLLARATNDVDRVVFAAGEGVLTLVDSMVMGCAVLVVMCTQLSWQLTLIALVPMPLMAVIIKRYGTQLHQRFKDAQAAFSSLNDHAQESLISIRMIKAFGLEDHQSGRFAQVAADAGQKNMRVARIDARFDPTIYIAVAISNLLAVGGGSWMVINGALTLGALTSFVMYLGLMIWPMLALAWMFNIVERGSAAYGRIRQLLSEEPVVVDGFQALPADSGTLVARIDAFHYPGSAALVLNDVRFTLAPGKTLGLCGPTGSGKSTLLALLLRYFDVEQGQITYHQQPLHHIQLDALRSRFAVVSQTPFLFSDSVANNIALGRPDASQQQIEEAARLANVHDDILRLPQGYQTEVGERGVMLSGGQKQRIAIARALLLEAEVLVLDDALSAVDGRTEHQILSNLRQWGQKRTLIISAHRLSALVDADEILVLQQGYVAQRGDHAYLSQQAGWYRDMFRYQQLEAALDDSPCEEQSNE from the coding sequence GTGAGACTCTTTGTTCAACTGGGATGGTATTTCCGCCGTGAATGGAAGCGCTATATGGGGGCGGTAATCCTGTTGATTGTGATTGCTATCCTGCAATTGCTGCCGCCCAGACTGGTTGGCATTATTGTTGATGGCGTAACACAGCATCAAATGGCCACATCCTCGGTGCTGTGGTGGATTGGCGGAATTCTGCTGGTCGCCTTATTGACCTATCTATTGCGCTATTTCTGGCGTATATGGCTGTTTGGTGCAGCCTATCAATTGGCCGTTGAACTGCGTGAAGATTTCTATCGCCAACTGAGTCGGCAGCATCCTGCCTTTTATCTTCGCCACCGTACTGGAGACTTGCTTGCCCGTGCCACCAATGACGTGGATCGGGTTGTGTTTGCCGCCGGTGAAGGGGTGTTAACGCTGGTTGATTCCATGGTGATGGGATGTGCGGTACTGGTAGTGATGTGTACCCAACTGAGTTGGCAGTTGACGCTAATAGCGCTGGTGCCAATGCCATTGATGGCTGTGATCATTAAGCGTTATGGCACCCAGTTGCATCAACGTTTCAAGGACGCACAGGCTGCTTTTTCCTCACTCAATGACCATGCTCAGGAGAGCCTTATCAGTATTCGCATGATCAAAGCCTTTGGACTAGAAGATCATCAGTCGGGTCGTTTTGCTCAGGTCGCTGCTGACGCCGGACAAAAAAATATGCGAGTGGCGCGTATAGATGCGCGTTTCGACCCGACCATTTATATCGCGGTAGCGATTTCTAATTTGCTGGCCGTCGGTGGCGGTAGCTGGATGGTGATTAATGGTGCCCTGACTCTGGGGGCATTAACCAGCTTTGTGATGTATCTGGGGTTGATGATTTGGCCGATGCTGGCGTTAGCCTGGATGTTTAATATTGTTGAGCGAGGTAGCGCTGCTTACGGTCGAATCCGTCAATTATTGTCTGAAGAGCCGGTAGTGGTAGATGGTTTTCAGGCATTACCCGCTGACTCTGGAACGTTGGTTGCAAGGATTGACGCATTCCACTATCCGGGGAGTGCGGCGTTGGTGCTCAATGATGTTCGCTTTACATTGGCGCCGGGAAAAACGCTGGGGCTTTGCGGTCCAACCGGTTCTGGCAAGAGTACGTTGCTGGCATTGCTTCTGCGTTATTTTGATGTTGAGCAAGGGCAGATTACCTATCATCAGCAACCATTGCACCACATTCAGTTGGATGCACTGCGCAGCCGCTTTGCGGTAGTGAGTCAGACGCCGTTCCTGTTTTCGGATTCAGTAGCTAATAACATCGCGCTGGGCCGCCCTGATGCTTCCCAACAACAAATAGAAGAAGCGGCGCGGTTGGCAAATGTACATGATGACATCCTTCGCCTGCCGCAGGGATACCAAACTGAGGTGGGTGAACGGGGAGTCATGCTGTCTGGTGGTCAAAAACAACGCATTGCCATTGCTCGCGCGCTGTTGCTGGAAGCTGAAGTGCTGGTGCTGGATGATGCATTGTCAGCGGTAGATGGACGCACGGAACACCAGATTTTGAGCAACTTGCGCCAGTGGGGGCAGAAACGGACCCTGATTATCAGTGCACATCGCTTGTCGGCACTGGTAGATGCCGATGAAATTCTGGTGTTGCAGCAAGGATATGTGGCGCAGCGTGGCGATCATGCGTACCTGTCGCAGCAGGCTGGATGGTATCGTGATATGTTCCGCTATCAGCAACTGGAAGCCGCGCTGGATGATTCACCCTGTGAGGAACAATCGAATGAATAA
- a CDS encoding Lrp/AsnC family transcriptional regulator, whose protein sequence is MLDKTDRILLSLLQQDCTLSLQALAEAVNLTSTPCWKRLKRLEDEGYIKSRVALLDNEKLGLGLTAFVLLKTQQHNSAWYREFSRFVSDMPEVLAFYRMAGEYDYLMQVQVADMKSYDAFYKRLVNGIPGLVDVTSSFAMECIKQTTALPLQV, encoded by the coding sequence ATGCTGGATAAAACTGATCGTATTTTGCTGTCATTGCTACAGCAGGATTGCACTCTTTCACTGCAGGCGTTGGCTGAGGCAGTGAACCTGACTTCCACCCCGTGCTGGAAACGGCTTAAACGGCTGGAGGATGAGGGATATATCAAGTCGCGCGTTGCGTTGCTGGATAACGAAAAATTGGGGTTGGGGCTAACGGCATTTGTGTTATTGAAGACACAGCAACATAACAGCGCCTGGTATCGTGAATTTTCCCGTTTTGTTTCCGATATGCCTGAGGTGCTGGCGTTTTATCGCATGGCGGGAGAATACGACTATCTGATGCAGGTTCAGGTAGCTGATATGAAAAGCTACGATGCTTTTTACAAACGTTTGGTCAATGGTATACCGGGGCTGGTTGATGTCACCTCCAGTTTCGCCATGGAGTGTATTAAACAAACAACAGCCTTGCCCCTGCAGGTATAA
- a CDS encoding PLP-dependent cysteine synthase family protein has protein sequence MTSTWVRDAVSAIEADFQRSADTHLIRLTLPDYPGIYFYLKDESTHPSGSLKHRLARSLFLYGLCNGWINEGTPIIEASSGSTAVSEAYFARLLGLPFIAVMPSCTARRKIEQITFYGGNCHFVEQSGQIYAASEELAKELHGHYMDQFTYAERATDWRGNNNIADSIYRQMEREPFPTPDYLVMSAGTGGTSATLGRYIRYKGLDTQLVVVDPENSVFYDCYRQQDRTLTGKCGSLIEGIGRPRAEPSFIPGVIDDMIKVPDAASIATLYWLEQILGRKVGPSTGTNVWGMLQLAAKMVAEGRRGAIVTLLCDSGERYLDTYYNQDWVKSHIGDVMPYLQQLTEKYRLP, from the coding sequence ATGACCAGCACCTGGGTACGTGATGCCGTCAGTGCAATTGAGGCCGACTTTCAACGCTCAGCAGATACTCATCTGATTCGTCTGACTCTGCCGGACTATCCCGGTATTTACTTTTACCTTAAAGACGAGAGCACACACCCTAGCGGTAGTCTCAAGCATCGCCTTGCTCGGTCCCTATTTCTGTACGGTCTTTGCAATGGCTGGATTAACGAAGGTACACCAATTATTGAAGCGTCATCCGGCAGTACAGCTGTATCGGAAGCCTATTTCGCCCGCCTGCTAGGACTACCGTTCATTGCCGTGATGCCATCCTGTACAGCCAGACGAAAAATTGAACAGATCACGTTCTACGGCGGGAATTGCCATTTCGTCGAACAATCCGGCCAGATTTACGCGGCCTCCGAAGAACTGGCCAAAGAATTGCACGGCCACTACATGGATCAGTTCACTTATGCAGAACGTGCCACCGATTGGCGCGGCAATAATAACATTGCAGACAGCATCTACCGACAAATGGAGCGCGAACCATTCCCAACACCAGATTATCTGGTGATGAGCGCTGGTACAGGCGGCACCTCCGCTACGCTGGGGCGCTATATCCGTTACAAAGGACTGGATACGCAACTGGTGGTGGTAGACCCGGAAAACTCGGTATTCTACGATTGCTATCGTCAGCAGGATCGCACACTCACCGGAAAATGCGGCAGTCTTATTGAAGGCATTGGTCGCCCGCGAGCCGAGCCATCGTTTATTCCTGGCGTTATCGACGACATGATAAAAGTACCTGATGCCGCCAGTATTGCTACCTTGTACTGGCTGGAACAGATTCTGGGGCGCAAGGTCGGACCGTCCACAGGGACTAACGTCTGGGGTATGCTGCAACTGGCCGCAAAAATGGTGGCAGAAGGACGACGTGGGGCAATCGTTACCTTGCTGTGCGACAGTGGTGAGCGCTATCTTGATACTTATTACAATCAGGATTGGGTAAAAAGCCACATCGGTGATGTCATGCCCTATCTCCAGCAACTGACCGAAAAATATCGCCTTCCATGA
- the queC gene encoding 7-cyano-7-deazaguanine synthase QueC, producing the protein MTSAVVVFSGGQDSTTCLIQALQQYDDVHCVTFDYGQRHRAEIDVAAELAQMLGAKAHKVLNVSLLNELAVSSLTRDNIPVPEFDATSDGLPSTFVPGRNILFLTLASIYAYQVGANTVITGVCETDFSGYPDCRDEFVKALNQAVALGLAKDIRFVTPLMWLNKAETWALADYYQQLDIVKNHTLTCYNGIKGTGCGQCAACHLRAKGLAEYQHNPSAVMASLKHKTGLK; encoded by the coding sequence ATGACAAGCGCAGTTGTAGTTTTCAGCGGTGGTCAGGACTCTACCACCTGTCTGATACAAGCATTGCAGCAGTACGATGACGTCCATTGCGTCACTTTTGACTATGGGCAGCGCCACCGCGCTGAAATCGATGTTGCCGCTGAACTGGCGCAAATGCTGGGAGCAAAAGCGCATAAAGTGCTGAACGTCAGTTTGCTCAACGAACTGGCGGTCAGCAGCCTGACCCGCGACAATATCCCTGTGCCCGAATTTGACGCTACGAGTGATGGTTTGCCGAGTACCTTTGTTCCCGGTCGAAATATCCTCTTTCTGACACTGGCTTCGATTTATGCCTATCAGGTGGGAGCCAATACTGTTATTACCGGCGTCTGTGAAACCGATTTTTCCGGCTATCCTGATTGCCGCGATGAATTCGTCAAGGCATTGAATCAGGCAGTAGCGTTGGGGTTGGCTAAAGACATTCGCTTCGTGACGCCGCTGATGTGGCTCAATAAAGCTGAAACCTGGGCGCTGGCGGACTACTATCAACAGCTTGATATCGTCAAAAACCATACACTCACCTGTTACAACGGCATCAAAGGAACGGGGTGTGGGCAATGTGCTGCGTGTCATCTGCGGGCAAAAGGGCTGGCGGAGTACCAGCATAATCCATCAGCCGTAATGGCTTCGTTGAAACACAAAACCGGGCTGAAGTAG
- a CDS encoding ComEA family DNA-binding protein, whose product MKNSGIKALCLIVGMSLSGVSTWLHASPGTTTPEKTAATAVKPSSPEQKTEKSAKPATTSDEEEVSINTATAEQLAAALNGVGLKKAQAIVSYREQNGPFTQIDQLQEVPGIGSALIERNQSRLRL is encoded by the coding sequence ATGAAAAACTCAGGAATCAAAGCGTTATGTCTGATTGTCGGGATGAGTCTCTCCGGTGTCTCAACGTGGCTTCATGCCTCGCCCGGCACTACCACGCCGGAGAAAACCGCGGCAACTGCAGTGAAACCCTCTTCGCCGGAGCAGAAAACTGAAAAATCGGCTAAGCCCGCTACAACGTCAGATGAAGAGGAAGTGAGCATTAACACCGCAACGGCAGAACAACTGGCTGCAGCACTTAATGGCGTTGGGCTAAAAAAGGCTCAGGCGATAGTGTCTTATCGTGAGCAAAATGGTCCGTTTACCCAGATCGATCAGCTACAGGAGGTTCCGGGAATTGGCAGTGCGCTGATCGAACGCAATCAGTCCCGCTTGCGTCTGTAA
- the ppiD gene encoding peptidylprolyl isomerase: MMDNLRAAANNVVLKIILALIIGSFVLTGVGDYLIRGSGDYAAKVNGQEITRSQLEQGVQNERSRQQEMLGDNFSALAANEGYMQQLRKQVLSQLIDETLVVQYAHTLGLSISDDQVKQAIFVVPEFQTNNRFDNDKYLSQVRQLGLTTDAYVQFLRKQLLTQQLIRGLGNTDFVLPQELNNLVAMAAQDRTIRTATIDLNARARNQTVSDEEVKNFYDQNKGRYLAPEQFKVSYIMLDAAAIMDKTKVDSSDIAAYYEQHKSEFTQPERKKYSVIQLKTEADAKAVLEQLKKGADFAALAKEKSTDIVSRRNGGDLGWMDDGSTVDEIKQAGLKQKGQLSDVVKSSVGYLIIRLDDIQAQRVKALDEVRADLAEKVKREKSLDAFYALQQKVSEAASNDNESLISAEKVANVKAVQTDWFTRDNVPAALNFQPVTQAILGGSLVGENGTPGNNSDVISVEGDRAFVLRVTDHKPETTQPLDQVREQVVQALKRQNAEQQARVDAEKILADLHQGKTDSMKTAGLSFSAAKEMSSVGQTDALAETVFAMPQPKKDQPSYAVAQDQAGNIVLVALDAVKPHTLSDEQKKQFGTQIEQSSVGALFDTLLTSLRSQAKIKFGNAAQEVQ; this comes from the coding sequence ATGATGGACAATTTACGCGCGGCCGCTAACAACGTCGTGCTGAAAATTATTCTTGCCTTGATTATTGGTTCATTCGTGTTGACCGGTGTGGGAGATTACCTGATACGAGGTTCAGGTGATTACGCGGCCAAGGTAAATGGCCAGGAGATTACCCGGTCCCAGCTTGAGCAAGGGGTTCAGAATGAGCGTAGTCGCCAGCAGGAGATGTTGGGAGATAATTTCTCTGCACTGGCCGCTAATGAGGGGTATATGCAGCAGTTGCGCAAGCAGGTGCTGTCACAGCTCATTGATGAAACGCTGGTTGTGCAGTATGCCCATACCTTGGGGCTGAGTATCAGCGACGATCAGGTCAAACAGGCGATTTTCGTTGTGCCTGAATTTCAGACCAATAACCGTTTCGATAATGACAAATACTTGTCACAGGTGCGTCAACTGGGGCTGACGACAGATGCTTATGTGCAATTTCTGCGTAAGCAATTGTTGACTCAACAATTGATTCGCGGGTTAGGTAACACTGACTTCGTATTGCCGCAGGAGCTTAATAATCTGGTGGCGATGGCAGCACAAGATCGCACCATTCGTACGGCAACTATCGATCTCAATGCCAGAGCCAGGAATCAGACGGTTTCTGATGAGGAAGTGAAAAACTTCTACGATCAGAACAAGGGCCGTTATCTGGCGCCAGAGCAGTTCAAAGTCAGCTATATTATGCTGGATGCGGCTGCCATCATGGACAAAACCAAGGTGGATAGTAGTGATATCGCCGCGTACTACGAGCAGCATAAGAGTGAGTTCACCCAGCCGGAACGCAAAAAATACAGCGTCATTCAGTTAAAAACTGAGGCGGATGCTAAAGCAGTACTGGAGCAGTTGAAGAAAGGCGCTGATTTTGCGGCGCTGGCTAAGGAAAAATCTACTGATATTGTTTCCCGTCGTAATGGCGGTGACTTGGGTTGGATGGATGATGGCTCTACAGTCGATGAAATCAAACAGGCTGGTCTGAAGCAGAAAGGCCAATTGTCTGATGTTGTTAAATCTTCGGTAGGTTACCTGATTATTCGACTGGATGATATTCAGGCTCAGCGTGTTAAAGCGTTGGATGAGGTTCGTGCTGATTTGGCTGAAAAGGTAAAACGTGAGAAATCGCTGGATGCGTTTTACGCTTTACAGCAGAAGGTGAGTGAAGCGGCCAGCAATGATAATGAATCGTTGATTTCTGCTGAGAAAGTCGCCAACGTCAAGGCAGTTCAGACAGACTGGTTCACGCGTGACAACGTACCTGCCGCATTGAACTTCCAACCGGTGACTCAGGCTATTTTGGGTGGTTCGCTGGTTGGTGAGAATGGCACGCCGGGTAACAATTCAGATGTGATCAGCGTCGAAGGTGATCGTGCGTTCGTATTGCGCGTGACTGACCACAAGCCGGAAACGACTCAACCGTTGGATCAGGTGCGCGAGCAGGTCGTTCAGGCGTTGAAACGTCAAAACGCAGAGCAACAAGCCAGAGTTGACGCTGAAAAGATTCTCGCTGATCTCCATCAGGGTAAAACCGACAGCATGAAAACCGCTGGCCTGAGTTTTAGTGCAGCGAAAGAGATGTCCTCTGTTGGTCAGACTGATGCGCTGGCGGAAACGGTGTTTGCGATGCCGCAGCCGAAGAAAGACCAACCGTCTTACGCAGTGGCTCAGGATCAGGCTGGTAATATCGTTCTGGTTGCATTGGATGCTGTGAAGCCACATACCTTGTCTGATGAGCAGAAGAAACAGTTCGGAACCCAGATTGAGCAAAGCTCTGTGGGGGCGTTGTTTGATACTTTGCTGACCAGCTTGCGTAGTCAGGCGAAGATTAAGTTCGGTAACGCTGCACAAGAAGTGCAATAA
- the hupB gene encoding nucleoid-associated protein HU-beta, with amino-acid sequence MNKSQLIDKIAADADISKAAAGRVLDAIIGSVTESLKAGDDVALVGFGTFSVRERAARTGRNPQTGKEINIPAAKVPGFRAGKALKDSVN; translated from the coding sequence GTGAACAAGTCACAATTGATCGACAAAATTGCCGCAGATGCTGATATTTCCAAAGCGGCAGCAGGGCGTGTGTTGGATGCAATTATTGGGTCTGTTACCGAATCTCTGAAAGCAGGGGATGACGTTGCTTTAGTTGGTTTTGGTACGTTTTCTGTTCGTGAGCGTGCGGCGCGTACTGGCCGTAACCCGCAAACCGGGAAGGAAATCAATATTCCTGCCGCTAAAGTGCCGGGTTTTCGCGCTGGTAAAGCACTGAAAGATTCAGTGAATTGA